The Camelina sativa cultivar DH55 chromosome 18, Cs, whole genome shotgun sequence DNA window CGAGGCTGAGTCATTCGGGTCTCTGCTATGATTCGATCGAATTCTGAGCCTAAACCAGTCAGACAACCAGTTCTTACCCACACATCTTTCTCTAGCCTTACATGGAGAGCTATATATGGACCTTCAATCCACATTCTTCTCGCGAGCTTGTTCCCGAGATCCTCAATCGGTGCTGCGAATCTCAGTGCATTGAAAGCAAcctataaaagaaacaaatcaaaccatCACTTTCCTCATTTGGAAACTGATAAGAAAGGGctgttttggaaaaaattgtACCTTGCATCGAAGTTTCTGAAGATCAGGAGGGAGATTCTTAGCAAGCCTTGAGTCTAAGCCTTTCAACACCAAAAGCCCTTCCTCATTCAACTACATTTAGTTTAACATCCAAAATCCAAGAGTCagagaaaaacataaaagtGAGTTAAACAGCAGCAGAATCAAACCTGTTTGAAGTATTTAGCACGGATCCAAACCGGAGAAACATCCCAAGGGATCTGATTCTCAATTGTTTGTCTAGACATAAGATGCGTTGAAGGTAGAGAAGAAACAATACGCACATCAGATCTCAGCGTCTTCTTGAAATGCTCTACATCGAATATATCTGAGAACTCactgagaagaaaaaacaaaagctatTGAATCAGTAACTCAAATCAAAAAACCCCacgaataaacaaaaaaagatcaaaacttttctGTTTTACCTTTCGTCTCCCCAAACTCGATTCACCTGCAAAACAGGAACAACAAGAACAGCTTCAAGAATCATAGCGATGACAACAGCATCAACGATCTGATTCCGTTGCTGATTAAGTCCAccagagacaacaacaacaaggaatCGTTTCTTCTCTTTAGAAACCCTAAACGATTTCTTCCTGTAATCcaaactaaaatccaaacaaGGCTTGTATCCTTCACCATTGGGCTGTTtccaaaactctctctcttccttcgtCATATTCCCGGAGTGTCCTCCTCTCGACGGTAACGGAATTAATGCGGAAGCTCCGGAGACGGCGAGTGAAGTCAACATCTGATGGTGGTCGTCGACGTCGGAGATGAAGTATTTGAGAGAGGAAGTGGAAGATGAAGAGACGCAAGTTGACGACGCATGGTCTAAGGAAGATGTTGTGAGGAACGAGATTCCCGAGAAAACGAGAGAAAGTgagatgagaagaaggaagaactGTGGAGGTGGGCACCGAGTTTGGTGATGGTGGTTTAGGTATCGGGGACTTGATTTCTTCGGGggagtgaagaagaggagagagaaatGGAGGAACGGAGATGGCGGATGTGATGTAAAGAAAGGGTTTTTGAGAGTTCTCATCGATTTCGCCATTGATGCAGCTCACTGTGCANNNNNNNNNNNNNNNNNNNNNNNNNNNNNNNNNNNNNNNNNNNNNNNNNNNNNNNNNNNNNNNNNNNNNNNNNNNNNNNNNNNNNNNNNNNNNNNNNNNNNNNNNNNNNNNNNNNNNNNNNNNNNNNNNNNNNNNNNNNNNNNNNNNNNNNNNNNNNNNNNNNNNNNNNNNNNNNNNNNNNNNNNNNNNNNNNNNNNNNNNNNNNNNNNNNNNNNNNNNNNNNNNNNNNNNNNNNNNNNNNNNNNNNNNNNNNNNNNNNNNNNNNNNNNNNNNNNNNNNNNNNNNNNNNNNNNNNNNNNNNNNNNNNNNNNNNNNNNNNNNNNNNNNNNNNNNNNNNNNNNTGATTCCGTTGCTGATTAAGTCCAccagagacaacaacaacaaggaatCGTTTCTTCTCTTTAGAAACCCTAAACGATTTCTTCCTGTAATCcaaactaaaatccaaacaaGGCTTGTATCCTTCACCATTGGGCTGTTtccaaaactctctctcttccttcgtCATATTCCCGGAGTGTCCTCCTCTCGACGGTAACGGAATTAATGCGGAAGCTCCGGAGACGGCGAGTGAAGTCAACATCTGATGGTGGTCGTCGACGTCGGAGATGAAGTATTTGAGAGAGGAAGTGGAAGATGAAGAGACGCAAGTTGACGACGCATGGTCTAAGGAAGATGTTGTGAGGAACGAGATTCCCGAGAAAACGAGAGAAAGTgagatgagaagaaggaagaactGTGGAGGTGGGCACCGAGTTTGGTGATGGTGGTTTAGGTATCGGGGACTTGATTTCTTCGGGggagtgaagaagaggagagagaaatGGAGGAACGGAGATGGCGGATGTGATGTAAAGAAAGGGTTTTTGAGAGTTCTCATCGATTTCGCCATTGATGCAGCTCACTGtgcaaagagaagagagagcgaTTCAGTTACAGAGAGActtctgattcttcttttcCCGGGAAAATAAAGAGGCAGTACTAACGGAATCgagtttataattttcaaaaagctccctgtatatattattttatcaaaaataaaggCCGTAATTCTATTTACCAGAATTAACcccttcaaagttcaaacaattGCTGAAGTCGTCTCAACTTTCCAAGTGTATAGCAGCAAAAAGTTATTATCACATTAACAAGTAAGCTGCGAGTTTGTAACCAATCATCGTTTTGGTTAAAATTAGCGCAGTCTGGTATGTTGATTAGCTCTGATTATCTCATATCGTCTATTTACAAACCTTGTTAAGTACCAGCACTAATCAATATCAGATTCGGAGTAAAAAAAACGATTAGACAAATTACTTATTTTGTAAAGAGACTGCGAAAATGCCGGAAAAAAACTCCTGTCTCAGACAAGAGACAACAGATTAATATTCAGGAGTAAAAATTCTTCTCCAGATTTTGAATATTAGTCGAAAAGGCAAAGTGCAAGTACTAAAAGAACTGTCATTCCGCAGATGAGTGGATATATAGATGTGTCTCTCTCTTGTAGTAAGGAAAAGAATGGATTCTAACCAGAGGAGATGATTTGCTTGAAGAGTCTTTGATCATGAAGACAATGCTTTTTTAACCTCTGATGTAACTTCCTGGGGAGCCTTCTCGGCGTGGATGTTTGTGAGAACAGCCTTCTTTGCGTAGTAATTAATCACCTGTGAGCAAGGGAAAAAAGAACATGAACATGAATGCAAAAGATACAGCTTTCCATTTTAATAAGCCTGGAGATACATGAAGTAGGAAATAATACCGGTTCAGTTTGACTGTGAAAAGCTGCTAGCCTCGACCTTAGAACTTCAGCGTTATCATCTTTGCGTTGGATCAGAGGCTCCCCGGTAATCTTCAATATCAAATAATGAAGAGAAGCAGTTGGTTAACATATCTTTGGGAGGGGGTTTGAATAACCAGATGAAAGATATCTAGAGTTATTNATGTGTCTCTCTCTTGTAGTAAGGAAAAGAATGGATTCTAACCAGAGGACATGCTTTGCTTGAAAATTTTTTGATCATGAAGACAATGCTTTTTTAACCTCTGATGTAACTTCCTGGGGAGCCTTCTCGGCCTGGATGTTTGTGAGAACAGCCTTCTTTGCGTAGTAATTAATCACCTGTGAGCAAGGGAAAAAAGAACATGAACATGAATGCAAAAGATACAGCTTTCCATTTTAATAAGCCTGGAGATACATGAAGTAGGAAATAATACCGGTTCAGTTTGACTGTGAAAAGCTGCTAGCCTCGACCTTAGAACTTCAGCGTTATCATCTTTGCGTTGGATCAGAGGCTCCCCGGTAATCTTCAATATCAAATAATGAAGAGAAGCAGTTGGTTAACATATCTTTGGGAGGGGGTTTGAATAACCAGATGAAAGATATCTAGAGTTATTGTAAGTCTTACATCATCAACTCCAGGGGTTTTGGGAGGCGCGAATTTTGTGTGGTAACTCCTGCCACTCGATGGGTGGATCCATCGCCCTGTTATTCTTTCCTCCAAGACCGAGTCATCAATGGCAAAGTTGAGAACTTTGTCGATTTCAGTTCCTCGCCTCTTAAGCATCTCATCGAGCTACAAACAAAAGACAAACCACCATAGTTAGGAATTGGTTACAATAATaaccaaaagaacaaaggaGAAATTGAGTTTTGTATTAAGCAGCACCTTCTCTGCCTGAGTAACAGTTCTGGGAAAGCCATCAAGGATAAACCCTTTTTGACATTTTGGCTTGTTCATGGCTTCATCAATTATACCAACAACCAAATCATCAGAGACGAGCTCTCCCTgaaataaacaaagaacaactatcaaataaacaaacTAACTAAAGGAAAGTGGAAACGAACACCAAATAGCATAACTatctcaaagaaaaataaaaggagcTTACTTTTTCCATAGCTTCTTTCGCCTTCACACCAAGAGGGGTTTTAGAAGCAACAGCAGCTCTTAACATGTCACCAGTGGATAAGTGACACAAACAATACTCATCCTTAACTACTGGAGACTGTGTACCTTTCCCTGACCCTGGAGGTCCTGCAAAAATTAACAGTAACAAAGCATACTCAACATCCCATTCAAGCAATCACACAGGTTCAGACTTGATTCCCACaaagaaagattcaaacttcAGAACACAGCACAAGAACCATATACATCACAATGCCATGGTTGTAAACTcaggaaacagaacaaaaaagtaTAATCGTAGATCTGCAAAGTCTCAAGTCTATAAAACAAAGCAGACACAATCGAAAAGAAACGCTAATAATTCCAATGATACGAAGCATAACTAGACTTCAAGCTCACTGATACAATCTCTCAGATCTAAACTTACCCACCCAAAAGTTTCGAAATTTCACCATAGACAAAGTACAATTCTCCACAGGAAACAACGAAGATCATGGATCTACCATTGCCACAACGAAGCGTATGCGAATTTAGTCGTATCCGAGAAAGTACCGATTTAGTGAGATGACTAACCTATGAAGATGAGGCGCTTGTCAGGCTTTTGCGAACATTTCAAACGGCGTAGAAGCTCCGACATGAGATCCACCGTCTGAATATCTTCCAAATCCGCCGCAGCACCACCGGACGCCATAGCTGATCTAGTTTCGCTCGTTGCTCTTGTTTAGCTCACAAAAAAGTCTTCGTTTTTCTCGTCAAAAGGGTTTTGCTTCTCACAAGTCAAAAAGGATATAACAGTTACCGGGTCGGGTTTTAAAAACTCGGGTCGGGCCTTTTGATCTTGTAAAGGGAGTAGTACTAAACAAACCCTTAAACTCacattattttacatttattgccattcATGTGACttgtccaaaaacaaaaagttaatgttatttatttccttttcttgaaTGGTTACATAAATAATAGTGGACTTTCATACACACAATACCCGAATCTAGTTTAAAgcatataaaagtttttttcttttctaaaagtGAAGAAGCTATGGATAATAATATTAACACTGGTCACCATCTGAAGCAGCTTGCAACTGAGAAGCATATTGTAAATTCCACAAGATATCTTCGAAGGATGGTCGGCTTAAAGACTCCGGGGAAACACATTTGTTCATCAGAGTTATCACTCTTACTAAAGAATCGTTGCGACAAGTGGCTTGTACTGTAGGATTCACCATTCTTCTCCTCCCTTCCTCGCTCTCCAACGATGCCTTATGAATTTAGTAAAACTTGTTAGTTAGTAGAAAAAAGACCAAATCTTGTTTTGTGACTACGATCTTTGCGAGATACGTACCAGTTCGTCTTGTAGAAATGCTTCTTCTCTAGCTGAGACAGATGGTCCAACGATTGATTGTAGAAGAATCAATCCAAAGCTGTAAACGTCATCTTCTAGCCTTGACATTTGCCATGATTTTGCTATTTCCTGATTGAGAAAATGTGTTACCATGAGAGTGATCAGTGTTTGCCCTTGTTTTGCCATCAATCATCAATGTTAGGATCAGAACATTAAAAGAGACGAGCTTAACTGTGTTATGTCTGGTTGCTTCAGAGACAATGGACAAACCATAATCACTCAGCTTGGCAAATCGGTGTTGGTTAAGCAAGACATTGTTAGTCTTGAGTCTATTGCTGAAGAATCCAGGAATTACTCCAGTGTGAAGAAAATGAACAGCCTTTGCAACACCTGTCAGAACATTTAGCCTCTCTGACCAATTCATACCCTTACCTGAACTATCATCTGCCGCAAAAACGAAAATTTTAgtattctttttgttaaaaagactgcaaaagattttaaagttttaaacaagaTTTTGAACCTGAGAGACAAGATTGAAAGTTTCCATTTGGAATGTATTCATAAATCAAGAAGACTTTTTCGACGCTGTAATCATCTTTTCCTCCACAATCTATGCAATGACCCAACAAGCAAACAAGATTCGGATGTCTAAGCTTTGCAAGCAAATCCAACCTCAGTTTTAGGTTTCTTATCGAGTATTTCTTCGATGAGGGTAAGCATCTTATAGCCACTTTTGTTCCATTCTCAAGGTTTCCTTTGTAAAGCTGAAAAAGACATGAAGCAACAAATCTCAGAATCTATCTAAAGAAGGTTGATGACACTGAAATTAAAAATGGTTTCAATGAACTTTATACCGTGCCATATAATGAGCTTTCACCGAGTATCATGGTCTTATCGAAGTTCTTTGTAGCTTTGACTATCTCTTCTACGCTAAACTGTCTACATACCGGTAAATCCTCTGAACCAAACTTAGATGTTTCAGAAACGTACcctaatcacaatcacaatcacaaaagtATTGTAAGTCAAATCATTATTCTCAATATTCAAGAACTGCGAGTttttaagaagagaaaaaccTTACTTGCATTTGAGAGTATCTCAGAGGAAAATCCAATAGAAGGATGATTATCATGTACTGTCTTATGGTGAGAATGCTTCTTCGTTACTCCTTTTCTTCTAAGCAAGATGAATACACAGCAGATTACAACCAATATCGCCATTGATATACCAACTACCAAACCTACTTTAGCTCCtttcttccattttctttttcctgaTCCATTTTCAGCTTCTGCTACAgcttcagcttcttcctccGCACGAACTTCTTTAACACAAAAAGATTGTGGATGCTGCTGTTTCTGTAGAGATAAACAGTTTCCATTGAACCTCAGCGTCATATCTTTCTTGCTACTTAAGCAACGAGGAACTTTTCCGGTTAACTTATTGTCGGAAATGTCGATAAACCAGAGTTTGCTTCCGCATCTCAGATCATCAGGAAGTGAACCACTCAGAGAATTCGCTCTCAGATCGATATACTCAATTGTAGACAACGAGAGTAATGAAGGATGTAGCTCTCCTGATAGCTTATTACTCTTAAAGCTAAGAACTTTGAGATACCAATACGAATCAAACCAACTAGGTAATGTGCCGTTAAAGAAGTTATGATCAAACCTGAAAGTTTCAAGCTTTACCATTGTAGACAGCTTAGGTGGTACTGATCCAAACAGAAAGTTATTACTCAAATCCAAATACTCAAGTGAAGATAAACGATGAAGTTTATCAGGGAGATGACCCCAAATCCCTAGAGAAGCTAGAGTAAGAACCCTAAGAGATTTTAGTCTTGACAGTGTCGTGACAAATGATTCAATTGAGAATCTATCAGATAAAGTGACGTTAGAGATAGGAAAACCCTCAAAGGTTTTGGCTTTTTCTGATGATTTGTCACCGAAGATGTTTAGCTCTGAGACTGAATTAGAGAAACAAGTGATGTTCATCGACGGTGTTGCTTGTAAGTAGCAGAAACTGGTCTTGTGATCATACCAAGATTCTAGCTGTTGTGGGTATTCCAAGTGTTTTTTCAGCTGGAGAAGAACTTGTGCTTGTGAAGCTTGTAGCTGGGATAAGCCTAAACTGTAGAAACTCCATAGGAGAGATAACAAGAAGATGAATTTAAAGAAATCCATTTGTCAGATTTTCAACTTAATTTTATCAGACAAGATCTGAGTATTTTGATGAACCTGCaatacaaaagaaacagagatgagTCACTTCAACTTTAGAACTTTTGTGATTCGAAACAAACCCaatagtacccaaaaaaaaaaaacagagtaatcttaaaaacaagtttgaaaaaacagagtaatctTGAAAACAAGTTTGAAAAACAGAGTAATCTTGAAAgcagagtagtagtagtaccttaaattttaaaagtttcaaacacTTACTTCTTTAAACATTAAGACTGGAACATATCGATAAATCAGAGGCAAAAGAGAACAAATTCTTTCAGTCACCGACACATATCAGTGGTCGTGTAAGcagaagaaacaaagcaaagaatCTTCAACGCgtgaaagagattaaaaaaaaagagctctttttgtttgttcactTCAGGGTTTTTGTTAGTGAGAATAGATAGAATAGGTAAGTGAGAGAGTAGTAGTAACACAGTAGTGTTTAAATACAAGAATCTTTCTTTTCGATATGCATGAGTTAAATTTTGTGGGGTTAAAACACTCATACCTATAGAAAGTGACTTTATTTTATGTTCATCACTatctttataactaaaaagACAAAGCTTTCTGCATAATGTATACAATTATTAAACAAGTACTACTTATTAAtagtgataatttttttttttattccatatACTACGACATTATTGTGTGGAAGCTTTTGTATTTGTATGCATATAATTTGGGACCAAGTGATTCCGgaagaaaacaaaggagaaggtGTTAAATGTGGTGTCGTGATAATAGGAGTAGTCATCATATGTAGTTGAATAATAATGACACTGCGTATTATTGTGATTTAACAACGATGGAGAACATATAAAACAATACCTATGGAAATAACAAACACGATAataattagagaaaaaataatttaaaaatggaATGTTGAATTATTTGTCATAAATCATgctaataaacaaaacatatattcaccaaaagaaaaacaaaatagatggTTTTACCATGTAATTTAAGTATTATGAGATATTGAAATGtctaggttttttttgtgtgtagcatattaatttttatataatattctatgtATGGGTTAtctaattattttacatatggGATAATGGGCATAGAATATTGTCATTTAGTAATAATCAATCTTAGTGCTTATTATATTTAGTAAAGAACCATTAAGCTTATTCAGAAGCTAAAAAAGTGGTGGACCGGTGGGTGAAGTTTTAAATGAAGATGGTTGGTTGAGGCTTCGGGAATTGagagtttattttattacttgGTACACGAGGCCTCCATCATTAAGTCACACAGCCTGTCCCTTCTGCTGCTTCTATATCGAGTGTTTTAAAGAGTCAAAGATGTGTACCTTATGTTATTGACTCTTCAATTCACACTTGATTTTTTATAATCTACTACTAGAACTCAAAATACTTACATTAACAAGCCATTTTAAGTGAGAATATGAATAAGTTTGGCTATATTATTGTGGTGTGTGTCTGTGTGATtaagtcttttgatttataatataaaaaataggTATTTAGTTTGAATGTATTTCATACCATGCACTGTTGATTGTATTAATATAACAATAGAACAGGgacgctatatatatatatatatatctctttttaaaatcaatttccTAATCATTGAGTTCTGATAGAATAACTTTatgtacatttatttttatactataGTATACTTTGAGGACcaaagaagaataaaatcaACGTTagttatttaacaaaaatatgtatatgaatgtCGAAAGTGATGgtgtatatagtatatataaatatgtatgtaaATAGCTTCTGCGTATTAATGAGGTAGATGTGATAGCTTTGCTGTCTTCCAAATTTCATAATGAgtcaataatcaatatatataaacaaacaccaaaattaGAGTGATGATATATATTCTGAAAAGAATCTTAAGATAGACTCGTATTTTAATTCCCAAGTCAAACAACTCTTACgtataataatagtaatgtaCCTTTGACAATCTTTGCGTTCACAACTACAAGTAGTTTGAGTGTTTGACAATCAAAGAGTCACTTGGAATTGTACGTTTACTAATTGATTATTAccaaaaacgcaaaaaaaaaaaaaaaaaaaaaaaaatagatcacTATAGTAATACTACGGATGCATGGGTTTCGGATTTTGTTGTAAGCTCTTTTGGAAACCGAATTTATTTTGGTATCATAAATGATAATTGTCTTTTATGAATAgtgtatgtttgatttttatgatttcatTTCAGGATAatgaatatatttgatttaatttcagGATAAtgaatatgataatttattttggtatctatatatacatttcgAGACATTTATGAAAATACTGGAGTTGGAACTTATTTAAAATCATgccattaacattaattttacaattattttttattttaaataatatcaaatttaaaatctaacttaagaagattttctccaattcaaatttccaaaagtaTTGGACCAACACCCATTAgcattaattattttatatttaattaatttattctctaaaaaaatttattttcatgaatttgaaAGCCAAGTGATTAAACTGTTGATAATAActttaattctttaaaaaaaattggggcCCGAACTAacacaaattgttaaaaaaaaaaatttcactgaAGTGTTTTTCAgtagctaatatattaatatatttttgatccatactaataagaaacaattgatataaatcaaactttacaaaaaaacactcTACCATTTTAATCAACTTGCataactataaatacaaaagtgttaaatgatacaaagataaaataaccaaaactacaaagtcaaattatagtatactcatataattataaaaatataatatattatgtaatactattatctctacattgtaaatgaaaaaaaaaatcacaaaaagtatatttgttgactaaactaaatttaataaaaaataaggatATCCTAActtgtatataataaactaCTACATGTAGACAATggaaattatacactacataatgtattgatgtaaaactattgtagattaaaaaatacaaaatatattatatacatatataattaatataataaaaaaaatttatttcgtatttctaaacaaaaaatatattcccaCGGTGTACCGCAGTGAATATCTAGTCATTTATGATAATTGTCTTTTTTATGATAAATCAAACATATCATTTTATGATAATTGTCTTTTATGAATATGTTTGATTTCAAATttctaaatcatataattaatctgtttgattttattttaggaCCAAGAGGAAGAGTGACGATGGATGATCAAGCTACCAATCTGCGTCTTAAAAATGAGTTAGATCGTTTCCTTAAAATTAGCTCTCATAGTCGTTATACACACAATCAACTTTCCATCTAAGCAAACACTGAATTTAAAGTTAAAGAAATTCATGGAAGTTGGATATATTGTAATGAATGTTATAGATGGTAGAATGAAAATACACCAATAGGCGGCAGTTTTCGTTAGTGTTACCGATGAGTCAATACATATTGTTGCTAAGGATGCTGATGATGTCCATCAACTAATATGCAGAGTAATAAAATTATTGGTTCATTTaataataagttttgtttttttcttagacTTAGATCATCCTTGGATAAGACTACATTGGAATAACTCTCGAACAACAACAAATGGAGAGTGGTGCTTAGTGGTGgatccaaaaattaaatttatgtgagataataatattaaattaattttatttaagattttttttaatatcttaacgtaaatgataaaattttgtttgattaatcGAATATCAACTTGTTAAGTTATTGTATTTGTAtgataatgatattttaatattatatacaacacaaaacatgtatttaagaaaaaaacaaaattaatgggggaataattaaaaactaatgtaaaataacactaatctaattttttttttaactgctaACCGTAACGTATGGAGAATAAAAATAGTTAGAGAGGTATATGTCGTGGTGGTAAATGCCATAAACTGAGGCAAATTATGTAATCTGCtgtgatgaaaaaaacaaacaaacaaagtttgTTCATTCCAATTGATTTTCAATTCAATGGTCCGTCCGGTTCAAATAAACCGGTTAAGGAAGAActggttttcaattttaattgaagGTTTATCGTCTCTCCCatcagagataagagagaaaggTTTATGTCGTCACAGATAAtagttttgttcttctctcactcatctctctctccaattcCCGCTTCCATTCGATGAAACCTGCATCTTTGCAAGGTTTCTCGTCGTCCTTGAACTATTCCGATGTTCGCAGACCAGCGAAAATGGCTGCTTTTAGTGCCCTCTCCCTTTGTCCTCACACTTTCAACTTCCGGCCAAACTCTCGAATTAAGTGTTCCGTCACTTCTGCTCCTGCTTCTGGTATGTTGTTTCATTTCTCCTCTTCCTTTTCCTATTGAGTTCCTGGGTTTTTTATACAGTTTTAAGTTTTCCACTACTACTCTAATGGCTTTCAAGTATATTGAATTGGtacaagaataaaaaaaattgaaactttatgGGATTTTAGGTTGATAGTGGcgatttatatatagtttctttggAGATTATCACTCTGATTGTGCGAGTATAGTCTCTGAATTTGGTGTGTTATGTAATGGACCATAGAAGACTGATTGCTCAAGTGGTTGTTTTGTGTATTGAGTTGCTTTTGTTCTTATATAATTGTTGATTCtggttttcttgtttctatGTATCAGGCACATCTTCTTCCCCTAAGACACAGCGTAGAAGATCAGGTCGACCAGAAGGAGCTGGTAAAAGCATGGAGGACTCTGTCAAACGTAAAATGGAACAGTTTTATGAAGGAACCGATGGACCGCCTCTCCGTGTTCTTCCCATTGGTGGCCTTGGTGAAATTGGAATGAATTGTATGCTTGTTGGAAACTATGATCGTTACATTTTAATCGATGCTGGTATAATGTTCCCTGAGTAAGTCCCGAGACATATGTATCTTGTTTATATTGGCGAGATCcttcgtttttcttttcttcttcctatgTGTGGTGTTAACTTTCTATGGAATACAGCTACGATGAGCCTGGTGTCCAGAAAATAATGCCAGACACAGGGTTTATCAGACGGTGGAAACACAAAATTGAAGCTGTTGTTATAACTCATGGTCATGAAGATCACATTGGTGCGTTGCCTTGGGTAAAGTCTTCTTCCACTCCTTGAAAAAGCCTTCTTGATTGAgtaggttttgtttttcagttaaCAGTTTAGCCTCATGGGTACTAATGCAGTTCTTTTCCTCTATCCATTGTTGGCTTCAGTCCTTTTTCTTAACTATACTCTTTTTCATGAGCAGGTTATCCCAGCATTGGACCCTAATACACCAATATTCGCATCATCCTTCACCATGGAGGTGATTTACACCTTGATTCTTGACATTTACTTTTCTCTTTCAATAAGTCTTCTTTATCTTAACAGCTACTAAGCTTAGATGTATAGCTTCAGTTCAAAATGTATCAGTTAGAACTGTCATTTTAGTTGCCTATGTCATATCATGCTTAATCTTCTCTTGCATTTTcactcacaattttttttgtttgtgtgtgcaATAGCTTATAAAGAAGCGCTTGAAGGAGCACGGAATCTTTGTTCAATCTAGACTTAAGACATTTAGCACTCGAAGGAGATTTATGGCTGGACCATTTGAGATAGAGCCCATTACAGTTACACATTCTATTCCTGATTGTAGTGGTTTATTCCTCCGCTGCGCTGATGGTAATATTCTTCACACTGGAGATTGGAAGGTAGAGTAAACCCCTTCAGAAATTATTTCCTGTCCCTTTGTAGTTATTAAGCTGCATAAgataaatttgattattaacAGATTGATGAGGCGCCATTGGATGGAAAAGTCTTTGATCGTGAAGCTTTGGAGGAACTCTCAAAGGAAGGAGTCACGTTGGTAAGGATTCTGCAGAG harbors:
- the LOC104762478 gene encoding adenylate kinase 4 isoform X2, whose amino-acid sequence is MASGGAAADLEDIQTVDLMSELLRRLKCSQKPDKRLIFIGPPGSGKGTQSPVVKDEYCLCHLSTGDMLRAAVASKTPLGVKAKEAMEKGELVSDDLVVGIIDEAMNKPKCQKGFILDGFPRTVTQAEKLDEMLKRRGTEIDKVLNFAIDDSVLEERITGRWIHPSSGRSYHTKFAPPKTPGVDDITGEPLIQRKDDNAEVLRSRLAAFHSQTEPVINYYAKKAVLTNIHAEKAPQEVTSEVKKALSS
- the LOC104762478 gene encoding adenylate kinase 4 isoform X1 — its product is MASGGAAADLEDIQTVDLMSELLRRLKCSQKPDKRLIFIGPPGSGKGTQSPVVKDEYCLCHLSTGDMLRAAVASKTPLGVKAKEAMEKGELVSDDLVVGIIDEAMNKPKCQKGFILDGFPRTVTQAEKLDEMLKRRGTEIDKVLNFAIDDSVLEERITGRWIHPSSGRSYHTKFAPPKTPGVDDITGEPLIQRKDDNAEVLRSRLAAFHSQTEPVINYYAKKAVLTNIQAEKAPQEVTSEVKKALSS
- the LOC104762479 gene encoding probable inactive leucine-rich repeat receptor-like protein kinase At3g03770, giving the protein MDFFKFIFLLSLLWSFYSLGLSQLQASQAQVLLQLKKHLEYPQQLESWYDHKTSFCYLQATPSMNITCFSNSVSELNIFGDKSSEKAKTFEGFPISNVTLSDRFSIESFVTTLSRLKSLRVLTLASLGIWGHLPDKLHRLSSLEYLDLSNNFLFGSVPPKLSTMVKLETFRFDHNFFNGTLPSWFDSYWYLKVLSFKSNKLSGELHPSLLSLSTIEYIDLRANSLSGSLPDDLRCGSKLWFIDISDNKLTGKVPRCLSSKKDMTLRFNGNCLSLQKQQHPQSFCVKEVRAEEEAEAVAEAENGSGKRKWKKGAKVGLVVGISMAILVVICCVFILLRRKGVTKKHSHHKTVHDNHPSIGFSSEILSNARYVSETSKFGSEDLPVCRQFSVEEIVKATKNFDKTMILGESSLYGTLYKGNLENGTKVAIRCLPSSKKYSIRNLKLRLDLLAKLRHPNLVCLLGHCIDCGGKDDYSVEKVFLIYEYIPNGNFQSCLSDDSSGKGMNWSERLNVLTGVAKAVHFLHTGVIPGFFSNRLKTNNVLLNQHRFAKLSDYGLSIVSEATRHNTEIAKSWQMSRLEDDVYSFGLILLQSIVGPSVSAREEAFLQDELASLESEEGRRRMVNPTVQATCRNDSLVRVITLMNKCVSPESLSRPSFEDILWNLQYASQLQAASDGDQC